A single region of the Agromyces sp. Leaf222 genome encodes:
- the efp gene encoding elongation factor P: MASTADIKNGVVLSIDGQLWSVIEFQHVKPGKGGAFVRTKLKNVVSGKVVDRTYNAGAKIEIENVDRRDFSYLYADGDGYVFMDTSDYDQITVPGTVVGDAANFMLENQAVTIALNNGNPLYVELPASVVLEITYTEPGLQGDRSTGGTKPATVQTGYEIQVPLFLETGTRVKVDTRDGSYLGRVND; this comes from the coding sequence ATGGCAAGCACCGCTGACATCAAGAACGGCGTCGTCCTCTCCATCGACGGCCAGCTCTGGAGCGTCATCGAGTTCCAGCACGTCAAGCCGGGCAAGGGCGGCGCTTTCGTGCGCACCAAGCTCAAGAACGTCGTGTCGGGCAAGGTCGTCGACCGCACGTACAACGCGGGCGCCAAGATCGAGATCGAGAACGTCGACCGTCGCGACTTCAGCTACCTCTACGCCGATGGCGACGGCTACGTGTTCATGGACACCTCCGACTACGACCAGATCACCGTTCCCGGCACCGTCGTCGGCGACGCCGCCAACTTCATGCTCGAGAACCAGGCCGTCACGATCGCCCTGAACAACGGCAACCCGCTCTACGTCGAGCTTCCGGCATCCGTCGTGCTCGAGATCACGTACACCGAGCCCGGCCTGCAGGGCGACCGCTCGACCGGTGGCACGAAGCCCGCCACGGTGCAGACCGGCTACGAGATCCAGGTCCCGCTGTTCCTCGAGACCGGCACCAGGGTCAAGGTCGACACCCGCGACGGCTCCTACCTCGGGCGCGTGAACGACTAG
- the aroQ gene encoding type II 3-dehydroquinate dehydratase, with protein MTTILVLNGPNLGRLGTREPEVYGSETLEEIGAGLAASVPDGVEVDFRQSDDEAELIGWIHEAVDRRLPVVLNPAAFTHYSYALRDAAAQLKQAGVPLVEVHLSNPHSRETFRHTSVISGVATGVIAGFGPDSYHLAVQAVLRSLG; from the coding sequence ATGACGACGATCCTCGTGCTGAACGGCCCGAACCTCGGCCGGCTCGGCACTCGCGAACCCGAGGTGTACGGCAGCGAGACGCTCGAGGAGATCGGAGCGGGGCTCGCGGCATCCGTTCCCGACGGGGTCGAGGTCGACTTCCGGCAGTCCGATGACGAGGCCGAGCTCATCGGCTGGATCCACGAGGCCGTCGACCGTCGTCTGCCGGTCGTGCTGAATCCCGCGGCGTTCACGCATTACAGCTACGCGCTGAGGGATGCCGCGGCGCAACTCAAGCAGGCCGGCGTGCCGCTGGTCGAGGTGCACCTCTCGAACCCGCATTCCCGCGAGACGTTCCGGCACACGAGCGTGATCTCGGGCGTGGCGACGGGCGTGATCGCCGGCTTCGGCCCCGACTCGTACCACCTCGCGGTGCAGGCGGTTCTGCGTTCGCTCGGGTGA
- a CDS encoding aspartate carbamoyltransferase catalytic subunit — translation MRHLLSTRSLAREEAIALLDIAEDMAAVQHREVKKLPTLRGKTVVNLFFEDSTRTRISFEAAAKRLSADVINFSAKGSSVSKGESLKDTAQTLQAMGADGVVIRHPASGAPYTLATSGWIDAGVVNAGDGTHEHPTQALLDAFTMRSRLHGAASRGKGLDGVHVVIVGDILHSRVARSNVWLLATLGAEVTLVAPPTLVPVDTAGWPASVVFDLDEALATKPDVVMMLRIQAERMHGSFFPNSREYARTWGLDDARFSQLPTTTMVMHPGPMNRGLEISALAADSAQSTVREQVANGVSVRMAALYLLLSGERGDVR, via the coding sequence ATGAGGCACCTGCTCAGCACCCGCTCGCTCGCGCGCGAGGAGGCGATCGCCCTGCTCGACATCGCCGAGGACATGGCGGCCGTGCAGCACCGCGAGGTGAAGAAGCTCCCGACGCTGCGCGGCAAGACCGTGGTCAATCTCTTCTTCGAGGACTCCACGCGCACCCGCATCTCGTTCGAGGCCGCGGCGAAGCGCCTCTCGGCCGACGTCATCAACTTCAGCGCCAAGGGCTCGAGCGTCTCCAAGGGCGAGAGCCTGAAGGACACCGCGCAGACCCTGCAGGCGATGGGCGCCGACGGCGTCGTCATCCGCCACCCCGCATCCGGCGCGCCGTACACCCTCGCCACCAGCGGATGGATCGACGCCGGCGTCGTCAACGCCGGCGACGGCACGCACGAGCACCCCACCCAGGCCCTGCTCGACGCGTTCACGATGCGCAGCCGCCTGCACGGCGCCGCCAGCCGCGGCAAGGGCCTCGACGGCGTGCACGTCGTGATCGTCGGCGACATCCTGCACTCCCGCGTCGCCCGGTCGAACGTGTGGCTGCTCGCGACGCTCGGCGCCGAGGTCACGCTCGTCGCGCCGCCCACGCTCGTGCCCGTCGACACCGCCGGCTGGCCGGCATCCGTCGTCTTCGACCTCGACGAGGCGCTCGCGACGAAGCCCGACGTGGTCATGATGCTCCGCATCCAGGCGGAGCGCATGCACGGCTCGTTCTTCCCGAACAGCCGCGAATACGCACGAACCTGGGGACTGGACGATGCCAGGTTCTCCCAGTTGCCCACGACTACGATGGTCATGCATCCCGGGCCGATGAACCGAGGGCTGGAGATCTCCGCCCTCGCGGCGGACTCAGCGCAGTCCACGGTCAGGGAGCAGGTCGCGAACGGAGTATCAGTGAGAATGGCCGCCCTGTATCTGCTGCTTTCGGGCGAGCGAGGTGACGTGCGATGA
- the nusB gene encoding transcription antitermination factor NusB: protein MSSRTKARKRALDLLYSADMRQVPVEQLLVTEAERAVSEPERQASWLYAREIVDGIVDHREEIDELITTHSRGWTLERMPAVDRALLRIGAWEILYNDQVPDPVAISEAVEAATVLSTDDSAGFVNGLLAAISHSKG from the coding sequence GTGAGCTCCCGAACGAAGGCGCGCAAGCGCGCCCTCGACCTGCTCTACTCCGCCGACATGCGGCAGGTGCCGGTCGAGCAGTTGCTCGTGACCGAGGCCGAGCGCGCCGTCAGCGAGCCCGAGCGGCAGGCGTCGTGGCTCTACGCACGCGAGATCGTCGACGGCATCGTCGACCACCGCGAGGAGATCGACGAGCTCATCACCACGCACTCGCGCGGCTGGACCCTCGAGCGCATGCCCGCCGTCGACCGCGCCCTGCTGCGCATCGGCGCGTGGGAGATCCTCTACAACGACCAGGTGCCCGACCCCGTGGCGATCTCCGAGGCGGTCGAGGCCGCCACCGTGCTGTCGACCGACGACTCGGCCGGCTTCGTGAACGGCCTGCTCGCGGCGATCTCGCACTCGAAGGGCTGA
- the carB gene encoding carbamoyl-phosphate synthase large subunit — MPKRDDINSVLVIGSGPIVIGQAAEFDYSGTQACRVLRAEGVRVILVNPNPATIMTDPDFADATYIEPITPEIIESIIIKERPDAVLPTLGGQTALNAAIALHEAGILEKHGVELIGAKVEAIRKGEDRQLFKDLVIEAGAGVARSHVAKTLEDAKVFAEDLGYPLVVRPSFTMGGLGSGFAYTEEELVRIVTQGLHDSPTTEVLLEESILGWKEYELELMRDTADNTVVVCSIENVDPVGVHTGDSITVAPALTLTDREYQKLRDIGIDIIRRVGVDTGGCNIQFAIDPADGRIIVIEMNPRVSRSSALASKATGFPIAKIAAKLAIGYRLDEIPNDITKVTPASFEPTLDYVVVKVPRFAFEKFPAADPTLTTTMKSVGEAMAIGRNYATALQKALRSLEKRGSSFHWGEEARTAEELLEESRTPTDGRIVLVQQALRKGASIEQAFEATKIDPWFLDQIVLINEVAEQVAAAENLDTDLLLLAKDHGFSDAQIGQLRGFGEADAREVRHILGIRPVFKTVDTCAGEFPALTPYHYSSYDFETEVVPSDRRKVVILGSGPNRIGQGVEFDYSCVHASFALSDAGFETIMINCNPETVSTDYDTSDRLYFEPLTLEDVLEVIHAESQSGELVGVVVQLGGQTALGLAKGLEAASVPILGTTPDAIDLAEERGLFAGILESAGLLAPRNGTAIELNGAVQVAEEIGYPVLVRPSYVLGGRGMEIIYDTPSLADYFARIEGQGIVGPTHPLLVDRFLDDAIEIDVDALYDGTDLYIGGVMEHIEEAGIHSGDSSCTLPPVTLGRAEIDRVRVATRSIAEGIGVKGLLNVQFAIGAGVLYVLEANPRASRTVPFVSKALGIPLAKAASRIMVGATVAELIAEGMLPAVDGSRVPLDAPVAVKEAVLPFHRFRTKEGLIVDSVLGPEMRSTGEVMGIDRDFPRAFAKSQLAAYGGMPTGGTVFVSVSDRDKRSIILPILRLQQLGFEIAATEGTAEVLRRNGIAAREVLKYSDKSSDDAVSVVELIHRGEVDVVVNTPSGRSARADGYEIRAAAVSADVPLFTTIAELSAAVASIDAGGEAFEVTSLQEYAIRRGASA, encoded by the coding sequence ATGCCCAAGCGCGACGACATCAACAGCGTCCTCGTCATCGGATCCGGTCCGATCGTCATCGGACAGGCGGCCGAGTTCGACTACTCGGGCACCCAGGCGTGCCGCGTTCTGCGGGCCGAGGGGGTGCGCGTCATCCTCGTGAACCCGAACCCGGCCACGATCATGACCGATCCCGACTTCGCCGACGCGACGTACATCGAGCCGATCACCCCCGAGATCATCGAGTCGATCATCATCAAGGAGCGGCCCGATGCAGTGCTGCCGACGCTCGGCGGCCAGACGGCCCTGAACGCCGCGATCGCCCTGCACGAGGCGGGCATCCTCGAGAAGCACGGCGTCGAGCTCATCGGCGCGAAGGTCGAGGCCATCCGCAAGGGCGAGGACCGCCAGCTCTTCAAGGACCTCGTCATCGAGGCCGGTGCCGGCGTCGCACGTTCGCACGTGGCGAAGACCCTCGAAGACGCGAAGGTGTTCGCCGAAGACCTCGGCTACCCGCTCGTCGTGCGCCCGTCGTTCACGATGGGCGGCCTCGGCTCCGGCTTCGCCTACACCGAGGAAGAGCTCGTGCGCATCGTCACGCAGGGCCTGCACGACTCGCCCACGACCGAGGTGCTCCTCGAGGAGTCGATCCTAGGCTGGAAGGAGTACGAGCTCGAGCTCATGCGCGACACGGCCGACAACACGGTCGTCGTCTGCTCGATCGAGAACGTCGACCCGGTCGGCGTGCACACGGGCGACTCCATCACCGTCGCGCCCGCGCTGACGCTGACCGACCGCGAGTACCAGAAGCTCCGCGACATCGGCATCGACATCATCCGCCGGGTGGGCGTCGACACGGGCGGCTGCAACATCCAGTTCGCGATCGACCCCGCCGACGGCCGCATCATCGTCATCGAGATGAACCCGCGCGTGTCGCGCTCGTCGGCGCTCGCGTCGAAGGCCACCGGCTTCCCGATCGCGAAGATCGCCGCGAAGCTCGCGATCGGCTACCGCCTCGACGAGATCCCGAACGACATCACCAAGGTGACGCCGGCGAGCTTCGAGCCGACGCTCGACTACGTCGTCGTCAAGGTGCCCCGGTTCGCGTTCGAGAAGTTCCCGGCCGCCGACCCCACCCTCACGACGACCATGAAGTCCGTGGGCGAGGCCATGGCCATCGGCCGCAACTACGCGACCGCGCTGCAGAAGGCGCTGCGTTCGCTCGAGAAGCGCGGCTCGTCGTTCCACTGGGGCGAGGAGGCCCGCACGGCCGAGGAGCTGCTCGAGGAGTCGCGCACCCCGACCGACGGCCGCATCGTGCTCGTGCAGCAGGCGCTCCGCAAGGGCGCGTCGATCGAGCAGGCCTTCGAGGCGACGAAGATCGACCCGTGGTTCCTCGACCAGATCGTGCTCATCAACGAGGTGGCCGAGCAGGTCGCCGCGGCCGAGAACCTCGACACCGACCTGCTGCTCCTCGCGAAGGACCACGGGTTCTCCGACGCCCAGATCGGCCAGCTCCGCGGCTTCGGCGAGGCCGACGCCCGCGAGGTGCGGCACATCCTCGGCATCCGCCCGGTCTTCAAGACCGTCGACACGTGCGCGGGGGAGTTCCCGGCGCTCACGCCGTACCACTACTCGAGCTACGACTTCGAGACCGAGGTCGTGCCGTCGGATCGCCGCAAGGTCGTGATCCTCGGCTCCGGCCCCAACCGCATCGGCCAGGGCGTCGAGTTCGACTACTCCTGCGTGCACGCCTCGTTCGCATTGTCGGATGCCGGCTTCGAGACGATCATGATCAACTGCAACCCCGAGACGGTCTCGACCGACTACGACACGAGCGACCGGCTCTACTTCGAGCCGCTCACGCTCGAAGACGTGCTCGAGGTCATCCATGCCGAATCCCAGTCGGGCGAACTCGTCGGCGTCGTGGTGCAGCTCGGCGGACAGACCGCGCTCGGCCTCGCCAAGGGCCTCGAGGCGGCCAGCGTGCCGATCCTCGGCACGACCCCCGACGCGATCGACCTCGCCGAGGAGCGCGGCCTGTTCGCCGGCATCCTCGAGTCGGCCGGCCTGCTCGCGCCGCGCAACGGCACCGCGATCGAGCTCAACGGCGCCGTGCAGGTGGCCGAGGAGATCGGCTACCCCGTGCTCGTGCGCCCGAGCTACGTGCTCGGCGGCCGCGGCATGGAGATCATCTACGACACGCCCTCGCTCGCCGACTACTTCGCGCGCATCGAGGGTCAGGGCATCGTCGGCCCGACGCATCCGCTGCTCGTCGACCGCTTCCTCGACGACGCGATCGAGATCGACGTCGACGCGCTGTACGACGGCACCGACCTCTACATCGGCGGCGTCATGGAGCACATCGAGGAGGCCGGCATCCACTCCGGCGACTCCAGCTGCACGCTGCCGCCCGTCACGCTCGGTCGTGCCGAGATCGACCGGGTGCGCGTGGCCACGCGCTCGATCGCCGAGGGCATCGGCGTGAAGGGCCTGCTCAACGTGCAGTTCGCGATCGGCGCCGGGGTGCTCTACGTGCTCGAGGCGAACCCGCGCGCGAGCCGCACGGTTCCGTTCGTCTCGAAGGCGCTCGGCATCCCGCTGGCCAAGGCCGCATCGCGCATCATGGTCGGCGCCACCGTCGCCGAGCTCATCGCCGAGGGCATGCTGCCCGCCGTCGACGGTTCGCGCGTGCCGCTCGACGCGCCCGTCGCGGTCAAGGAGGCCGTGCTGCCGTTCCACCGCTTCCGCACCAAGGAGGGCCTCATCGTCGACTCGGTGCTCGGCCCCGAGATGCGTTCGACGGGTGAGGTCATGGGCATCGACCGCGACTTCCCGCGGGCCTTCGCCAAGAGCCAGCTGGCCGCGTACGGCGGCATGCCGACGGGCGGCACGGTGTTCGTCTCGGTCTCCGACCGCGACAAGCGTTCGATCATCCTGCCTATCCTGCGCCTGCAGCAGCTTGGCTTCGAGATCGCCGCGACCGAGGGCACGGCCGAGGTGCTGCGTCGCAACGGCATCGCCGCGCGCGAGGTGCTGAAGTACAGCGACAAGTCCTCCGACGACGCCGTCTCGGTGGTCGAGTTGATCCACCGCGGCGAGGTCGATGTCGTCGTGAACACGCCGAGCGGTCGCTCGGCCCGTGCCGACGGCTACGAGATCCGCGCGGCGGCCGTCTCGGCCGACGTGCCGCTGTTCACGACCATCGCCGAGCTGTCGGCCGCCGTCGCATCGATCGATGCGGGCGGCGAGGCGTTCGAGGTGACCAGTCTGCAGGAGTACGCGATTCGTCGCGGTGCGTCGGCATGA
- a CDS encoding dihydroorotase, with amino-acid sequence MTESFLITGATLASGERADIRIADGRISDVGRISDAAGATVVDAAGLIALPGLVDLHTHLREPGYEQSETVLTGTQAAAAGGFTAVFAMANTSPVADTAGVVEQVASLGTAAGYATVQPIGAVTVGLKGEQLAELGAMARSRAAVRVFSDDGFCVFDPLLMRRALEYVKAFDGVVAQHAQEPRLTQGAQMNEGALSGELGLAGWPAVAEESIIARDVLLAEHVDSRLHVCHVSTAGSVEVIRWAKARGIDVTAEVTPHHLLLTEDLVAGYDPRYKVNPPLRRAEDVEALRAALADGTIDIVATDHAPHPIEAKQSEWDAAANGMVGLESALSVVHAAAVENGLLDWSDVARVLSSTPARIGRLAGQGEGIVAGAAPEVTLYDPSAASEFALDRLAGRSINSPYLGRTLPGRVIATFHAGYATLLDGIVQPADEVARAATNTGGARG; translated from the coding sequence ATGACCGAGTCGTTCCTCATCACGGGTGCGACGCTCGCATCGGGCGAGCGCGCCGACATCCGCATCGCCGACGGTCGCATCAGCGACGTCGGTCGCATCTCGGATGCCGCGGGCGCGACGGTCGTCGACGCCGCGGGCCTGATCGCACTGCCGGGTCTGGTCGACCTGCACACCCACCTGCGCGAGCCGGGCTACGAGCAGAGCGAGACCGTGCTCACGGGCACGCAGGCAGCTGCGGCCGGCGGCTTCACCGCGGTCTTCGCGATGGCGAACACCTCGCCCGTGGCCGACACGGCGGGCGTCGTCGAGCAGGTCGCGAGCCTCGGCACCGCGGCCGGCTACGCCACGGTGCAGCCGATCGGCGCCGTCACCGTCGGGCTCAAGGGCGAGCAGCTCGCCGAGCTCGGGGCGATGGCCCGCTCGCGCGCCGCAGTGCGCGTCTTCAGCGACGACGGGTTCTGCGTCTTCGACCCCCTGCTCATGCGCCGCGCCCTCGAGTACGTCAAGGCGTTCGACGGCGTCGTCGCCCAGCATGCGCAGGAGCCCCGCCTCACGCAGGGCGCGCAGATGAACGAGGGAGCCCTCTCGGGCGAGCTCGGCCTCGCCGGCTGGCCCGCCGTGGCCGAGGAGTCGATCATCGCGCGCGACGTGCTGCTCGCCGAGCACGTGGACAGCCGCCTGCACGTGTGCCACGTGTCGACTGCCGGTTCGGTCGAAGTCATCCGGTGGGCCAAGGCCCGCGGCATCGACGTGACCGCCGAGGTCACGCCGCACCACCTGCTGCTCACCGAAGACCTCGTCGCCGGCTACGACCCGCGGTACAAGGTCAACCCGCCGCTCCGCCGTGCCGAAGACGTCGAGGCGCTGCGCGCCGCCCTCGCCGACGGCACGATCGACATCGTTGCGACCGACCATGCACCGCACCCCATCGAGGCCAAGCAGAGCGAGTGGGATGCCGCGGCGAACGGCATGGTCGGCCTCGAGTCCGCCCTCTCGGTCGTGCACGCCGCGGCCGTCGAGAACGGCCTGCTCGACTGGTCCGACGTCGCTCGGGTGCTCTCCTCGACCCCCGCCCGCATCGGGCGCCTGGCCGGACAGGGCGAGGGCATCGTGGCGGGCGCGGCGCCCGAGGTGACGCTCTACGACCCGTCTGCGGCATCCGAGTTCGCGCTCGACCGCCTCGCCGGGCGCAGCATCAACTCGCCGTACCTCGGACGCACGCTGCCGGGGCGCGTCATCGCGACCTTCCACGCGGGCTACGCGACGCTGCTCGACGGCATCGTGCAGCCCGCCGACGAGGTCGCCCGGGCCGCGACCAACACGGGAGGCGCGCGTGGATAA
- the pyrR gene encoding bifunctional pyr operon transcriptional regulator/uracil phosphoribosyltransferase PyrR produces MMARTVLNHADISRALTRIAHEILESDRGAEHLVILGIPTRGTVLARRIAELIQRIEPTAPVQLAGSLDVTMYRDDLSRSGIRMPAPTELPPGGIDGRTVVLVDDVLYSGRTIRSAFDALSDLGRPRAVRLAVLVDRGHREFPIRADFVGKNLPSAASERINVRLAEVDGGDDHVTIEGGAE; encoded by the coding sequence CTGATGGCGCGCACAGTGCTCAATCACGCTGACATTTCGCGGGCGCTGACCCGCATCGCTCATGAGATCCTCGAGTCCGATCGCGGCGCGGAGCATCTCGTCATCCTCGGCATTCCGACGCGCGGCACCGTTCTGGCCCGTCGCATCGCCGAACTCATCCAGCGCATCGAGCCCACGGCCCCGGTGCAGTTGGCCGGGTCGCTCGACGTGACCATGTACCGCGACGACCTGTCGCGCAGCGGCATCCGCATGCCCGCTCCGACCGAGCTGCCGCCCGGCGGCATCGACGGCCGCACGGTGGTGCTCGTCGACGACGTGCTCTACTCGGGTCGCACCATCCGCTCGGCCTTCGATGCGCTGAGCGATCTCGGCCGCCCGCGCGCCGTGCGCCTCGCCGTGCTCGTCGACCGCGGCCACCGCGAGTTCCCGATCCGGGCGGACTTCGTGGGCAAGAACCTGCCGAGCGCCGCCAGCGAGCGCATCAACGTGCGCCTCGCCGAGGTCGACGGCGGCGACGACCACGTCACGATCGAGGGGGGAGCCGAATGA
- a CDS encoding DoxX family membrane protein has protein sequence MSSTTLVSGRTSTAASLDTILDRAEAAQAVVQRFLSRTSVPALRVSLGLVFLVFGALKYLPGVSPVEGLVSRTWNVLSFGVIDGYAALAITATLEVFVGLTLVTGVFVRIGLIALAGTFVGIFSPLVFFNAELFTAAGPTLTAQYILKDLVLVTAAMVVAATALKRPIRR, from the coding sequence ATGTCCAGCACCACCCTCGTGAGCGGTCGCACCTCGACCGCCGCCTCCCTCGACACGATCCTCGATCGCGCCGAGGCCGCGCAGGCCGTCGTCCAGCGCTTCCTCTCACGCACCTCGGTGCCGGCCCTGCGGGTCAGTCTCGGCCTGGTGTTCCTCGTCTTCGGTGCACTCAAGTACCTGCCGGGCGTCAGCCCGGTCGAGGGGCTCGTCTCGCGCACCTGGAACGTGCTCTCGTTCGGCGTCATCGACGGATACGCGGCGCTCGCGATCACCGCGACGCTCGAGGTGTTCGTCGGGCTCACGCTCGTCACGGGCGTCTTCGTGCGGATCGGGCTCATCGCCCTCGCCGGCACGTTCGTCGGCATCTTCTCGCCGCTCGTCTTCTTCAACGCCGAGCTGTTCACCGCCGCCGGCCCGACGCTCACCGCGCAGTACATCCTGAAGGACCTGGTGCTCGTCACCGCGGCGATGGTCGTCGCCGCGACCGCGCTCAAGCGCCCGATCCGCCGGTGA
- the carA gene encoding glutamine-hydrolyzing carbamoyl-phosphate synthase small subunit, translated as MTETTTRPHEPAVLVLEDGTRYEGRAYGARGRTLGEAVFSTGMTGYQETLTDPSYAGQIVMMTAPHIGNTGMNDEDMESARIWVSGFIVRDPSRVVSNFRSQRSLDDDLASSGVVGISGIDTRALTRHLRSAGAMRSGIFSGDAFALTHGEQLELVQTAAEMSGRNLSGDVSTTEPYQLPATGERVGTVAVLDLGVKTSTLNFLAERGFDVNVLPQSVTAEEVLALAPDALFFSNGPGDPAASDRHVEILRSALRAGVPYFGICFGNQLLGRALGYGTYKLPFGHRGINQPVVDKATGRVEITAHNHGFAVDAPIDRVSESSEGFGRVEVSHVDLNDNVVEGLNCLDIPAFSVQYHPESAAGPHDANYLFDRFRDMVIASKENQA; from the coding sequence ATGACTGAGACCACCACCCGCCCGCACGAGCCGGCCGTGCTCGTGCTCGAGGACGGCACCCGCTACGAGGGCCGGGCCTACGGCGCCCGCGGACGCACCCTCGGCGAAGCCGTCTTCTCGACCGGCATGACCGGCTACCAGGAGACCCTGACCGACCCGTCGTACGCGGGCCAGATCGTCATGATGACGGCGCCGCACATCGGCAACACCGGCATGAACGACGAGGACATGGAGTCCGCCCGCATCTGGGTCTCCGGCTTCATCGTGCGCGACCCGTCACGCGTCGTGTCGAACTTCCGCTCGCAGCGGAGCCTCGACGACGACCTCGCCTCCTCCGGCGTCGTCGGCATCAGCGGCATCGACACGCGCGCCCTGACCCGGCACCTGCGCTCGGCCGGCGCCATGCGCTCCGGCATCTTCTCGGGCGACGCGTTCGCGCTCACCCACGGCGAGCAGCTCGAGCTCGTGCAGACGGCCGCCGAAATGAGCGGCCGGAACCTCTCGGGCGACGTCTCGACGACCGAGCCGTACCAGCTTCCGGCCACCGGCGAGCGCGTCGGCACGGTCGCCGTGCTCGACCTCGGCGTGAAGACCTCGACCCTGAACTTCCTCGCCGAGCGCGGCTTCGACGTGAACGTCCTCCCGCAGTCGGTCACCGCCGAAGAGGTGCTCGCACTCGCGCCCGACGCCCTGTTCTTCTCGAACGGGCCCGGCGACCCCGCGGCATCCGATCGACATGTCGAGATCCTCCGCAGCGCGCTCCGGGCCGGCGTGCCGTATTTCGGCATCTGCTTCGGCAACCAGCTCCTCGGTCGCGCGCTCGGCTACGGCACCTACAAGCTGCCGTTCGGCCACCGCGGCATCAACCAGCCCGTGGTCGACAAGGCCACCGGCCGCGTCGAGATCACCGCGCACAACCACGGCTTCGCCGTCGACGCCCCGATCGACCGGGTCAGCGAGTCCAGCGAGGGCTTCGGCCGCGTCGAGGTCAGCCACGTCGACCTCAACGACAACGTCGTCGAGGGCCTCAACTGCCTCGACATCCCAGCCTTCTCGGTGCAGTACCACCCGGAGTCCGCGGCCGGCCCGCACGACGCCAACTATCTCTTCGACCGGTTCCGCGACATGGTCATCGCGAGCAAGGAGAACCAGGCCTGA
- the pyrF gene encoding orotidine-5'-phosphate decarboxylase encodes MSDLIPFGERLASVFAAYGRLCVGLDPHASLLERWGQPDSAEGLREFGLRVIEAAADRVGILKPQIAFFERHGAAGYAVLERLLAEAREAGLLVIADVKRGDIGSTVEAYGESWLRRGSSLEADAMTISAYQGLGSIEQVMAAAEAAGKGLFVLAATSNPEAAAIQRAVLQQSSRAGHTVAGAITQGVIGWNQGRADAASNPFGSIGVVFGATTDLKAAGVPTDIEPPRPGLPVLAPGFGHQGAEPGDLRVRFGGYAAGVIANESRSLLSAGPDGLGDAIARRADEYGAAGA; translated from the coding sequence ATGAGCGACCTGATTCCCTTCGGCGAACGCCTGGCATCGGTCTTCGCCGCATACGGCCGTCTCTGCGTCGGGCTCGATCCCCACGCCTCGCTCCTCGAGCGGTGGGGGCAGCCCGACTCGGCCGAGGGCCTTCGCGAATTCGGCCTGCGGGTCATCGAGGCCGCGGCCGATCGCGTCGGCATCCTGAAGCCGCAGATCGCGTTCTTCGAGCGCCACGGGGCCGCGGGTTACGCGGTGCTCGAGCGGCTGCTGGCCGAGGCGCGCGAGGCGGGACTGCTCGTGATCGCCGACGTCAAGCGCGGCGACATCGGCTCGACGGTCGAGGCGTACGGCGAGTCGTGGCTCCGGCGCGGCTCCAGCCTCGAGGCCGACGCGATGACGATCAGCGCCTACCAGGGGCTCGGTTCGATCGAGCAGGTCATGGCCGCGGCCGAGGCGGCGGGCAAGGGCCTGTTCGTGCTCGCCGCGACGTCCAACCCCGAGGCGGCGGCGATCCAGCGCGCCGTGCTGCAGCAGTCGAGTCGCGCAGGGCACACGGTGGCCGGCGCGATCACGCAGGGCGTCATCGGATGGAACCAGGGTCGAGCGGATGCCGCGTCGAACCCGTTCGGCTCCATCGGCGTCGTGTTCGGCGCGACGACCGACCTCAAGGCGGCCGGCGTCCCGACCGATATCGAACCGCCGCGACCCGGGCTTCCGGTGCTCGCCCCCGGATTCGGACATCAGGGCGCCGAGCCCGGCGACCTGCGCGTGCGCTTCGGCGGCTACGCCGCCGGCGTCATCGCGAACGAGTCCCGGTCGCTGCTCTCGGCCGGCCCAGACGGGCTGGGTGACGCGATCGCCCGGCGCGCCGACGAGTATGGGGCCGCCGGTGCCTGA